One Candidatus Hydrogenedentota bacterium genomic region harbors:
- a CDS encoding DegT/DnrJ/EryC1/StrS family aminotransferase, translating into MKDAKLALLGGKPAVPDGAIRKWPPIDSSDENRVLASLRGENHAYGPNCQAFEKEFAAWNGNRFAITTNSGTAALHMGVAACGCGAGDEVIVPAYSWSSSATCVLHHNALPVFVDIDYDTMNIDPGKIEAAISERTKAIIAVHLHGLPVDMEPILASARKYGLKVIEDCCQAHGAEYKGTRAGRFGECGAFSFNQNKCLCSGEGGMFVTDDEEILNRARMVWSFGETRTPAEDRDYHAYALGWMYRNNDLTAAFGRAQLAKLDAYLETAACNAKVLMAGLRDIPGLQPPIVPEGHKTNWYNFTCHVDGTAYGYQGPPARFRNAVMKALQAEGVPVGIWQEFILPEMTVFQAQNAYGHGSPWNYGRELSYEPSLFPMARKHCDTHFGMTVPLRAPNDESVAKLVSTGFQKVFERIGDLDIDAHGA; encoded by the coding sequence ATGAAAGATGCAAAGCTGGCGCTGCTGGGCGGGAAGCCGGCGGTTCCGGATGGCGCGATCCGGAAATGGCCGCCCATCGATTCGAGCGACGAGAACAGAGTGCTGGCGTCGCTCCGGGGTGAGAATCATGCCTATGGCCCCAATTGCCAGGCGTTCGAGAAAGAGTTCGCGGCTTGGAACGGCAACCGGTTCGCCATCACCACCAACAGCGGCACCGCGGCGCTGCACATGGGCGTGGCCGCCTGCGGATGCGGCGCGGGCGACGAAGTGATCGTGCCCGCATACAGCTGGTCCTCTTCGGCAACCTGCGTTTTGCACCACAACGCCTTGCCCGTCTTTGTCGATATCGATTACGACACGATGAACATCGACCCGGGCAAGATCGAGGCAGCGATCTCCGAACGCACGAAAGCCATCATCGCCGTGCACCTGCACGGGCTTCCTGTCGACATGGAACCTATCCTGGCGAGCGCCCGCAAGTACGGATTGAAGGTGATCGAGGACTGCTGCCAGGCGCATGGCGCCGAATACAAGGGTACCCGCGCCGGGCGTTTCGGCGAATGCGGCGCCTTCAGTTTCAACCAGAACAAATGCCTGTGTTCAGGCGAGGGAGGCATGTTCGTCACGGACGACGAGGAGATCCTGAACCGCGCGCGCATGGTATGGTCGTTCGGAGAAACGCGCACGCCCGCCGAGGACCGCGATTACCACGCCTATGCGCTGGGATGGATGTACCGCAACAACGATCTGACGGCCGCATTCGGCCGCGCCCAGCTGGCCAAGCTCGACGCATATCTCGAGACGGCCGCGTGCAACGCGAAGGTTCTTATGGCTGGCCTGCGCGATATCCCCGGCCTGCAGCCCCCTATCGTGCCCGAAGGACACAAGACCAACTGGTACAATTTCACCTGCCACGTTGACGGGACCGCCTACGGATACCAGGGTCCGCCCGCGCGTTTCCGAAACGCCGTAATGAAAGCCCTCCAGGCGGAAGGTGTGCCTGTGGGGATCTGGCAGGAGTTCATTCTGCCCGAGATGACCGTGTTCCAGGCGCAAAATGCTTATGGCCATGGCTCGCCGTGGAACTACGGGCGGGAATTGTCGTATGAGCCGTCTCTATTCCCCATGGCGCGCAAGCATTGCGATACCCATTTCGGAATGACCGTCCCCCTGCGCGCGCCCAACGATGAATCCGTGGCCAAACTCGTCAGCACGGGCTTCCAGAAAGTGTTCGAGCGTATCGGCGACCTCGATATCGACGCGCATGGGGCATGA
- the galK gene encoding galactokinase: protein MSIDRKKAAARFKGHYGAMPIIGVRAPGRVNIIGEHTDYNHGFVLPMAIERETVLLAKPIDQPEMRVFAANLERTAQAPLARFERNPDEPWMDYLVGVARELDRLGKPLRGADIMIIGDVPVGCGLSSSASLEMAALCLFEALGGFAIDGPEAPRLGQRVENEFLGLNTGIMDQFISRMGKAGHVLFLDCRTFGYELVSVSFEDACFVIANTGVSRGLTASKYNERVSQCRDAVDGMRRCLGKEGTHLRDFTLNDLESSRGRLSDVAYRRARHVISEDARTKAACEAMRAGDAAELGRLMSASDESLRSDYEVTCSELDAMTGIARGIKGCFGSRMTGAGFGGCTVSLVNKAEVSAFTATLLQEYFARTGLRGDGIVSSAADGAGRFLL from the coding sequence GTGAGCATTGATCGCAAGAAAGCGGCCGCGAGATTCAAAGGCCATTATGGGGCGATGCCCATCATAGGCGTTCGGGCGCCGGGGCGGGTCAACATCATCGGCGAGCACACGGACTACAACCACGGTTTCGTCCTGCCCATGGCGATCGAGCGGGAGACCGTCCTTCTTGCGAAACCCATAGACCAGCCCGAGATGCGCGTCTTTGCCGCCAACCTCGAGCGCACGGCGCAGGCGCCCCTGGCGCGTTTCGAGCGCAACCCCGACGAGCCCTGGATGGACTATCTTGTGGGCGTCGCGCGCGAGCTTGACCGTCTGGGCAAGCCGCTTCGAGGCGCCGACATCATGATAATCGGCGACGTGCCCGTTGGGTGCGGTCTGAGCAGTTCCGCAAGCCTCGAGATGGCTGCTTTGTGCCTTTTCGAAGCGTTGGGCGGCTTCGCCATAGACGGCCCTGAAGCCCCGCGCCTGGGCCAGCGGGTCGAAAACGAGTTTCTGGGTCTCAATACCGGCATCATGGATCAATTCATCTCGCGGATGGGCAAAGCCGGCCACGTGCTGTTCCTCGATTGCCGGACCTTCGGTTACGAGCTCGTCTCGGTTTCTTTCGAAGATGCATGTTTTGTCATTGCGAATACGGGGGTATCGCGAGGACTGACCGCGTCGAAATATAACGAGCGCGTTTCCCAATGCCGCGACGCCGTCGATGGTATGCGCAGATGCCTGGGAAAAGAAGGGACCCACTTGCGGGATTTCACCCTGAACGACCTGGAATCCTCGCGCGGACGCCTGTCTGATGTCGCGTACCGGCGTGCCCGCCATGTCATTTCCGAGGACGCACGTACGAAGGCCGCGTGCGAAGCCATGCGCGCGGGCGACGCGGCGGAACTCGGACGCCTCATGAGTGCTTCGGATGAGAGCCTGCGCTCTGACTACGAAGTGACCTGTTCCGAACTCGACGCCATGACCGGGATCGCGCGCGGCATCAAGGGCTGTTTCGGTTCCCGCATGACCGGGGCGGGCTTCGGGGGGTGTACGGTCAGCCTGGTCAACAAAGCCGAAGTCTCTGCGTTTACGGCTACACTCTTGCAGGAGTATTTCGCACGCACCGGTCTCCGGGGGGACGGCATTGTGTCTTCAGCCGCCGATGGGGCGGGAAGATTTCTTCTCTGA
- a CDS encoding VCBS repeat-containing protein: MGRAAVMRRGRLVLAAMAIAVGWAAMAAGGEHSVRVTVTSPLAFPRTPMAPVLDLGELLRQAGDENALDPNSIEVIDVVSQAKVPCAINEDFAYADKGRVEWVITDPTHIAYVIRFSSTNERRMLAPAAYTPLIGVGDLLRYNAGAPSPVVVAYLGRLVDLTGDGQRDLVGAWNYAYRPGWPWDGIVCYPAVDETTFTFADLLRVRYAQGDEFKHFSTVYMTCDFSDFTGDGLVDLIYSPSRGDNIEFYRNTGRRDAGGMPVFVPDGSISRPGGAWNPCRAVDLDQDGVVDIVAGQVASADKPESAQVFFIRNTNTDRWPFQPAAPVALGIEEHACFLDIDQDGRLDAVGLANLENGGVGEKRVVWRKGLEASAPSFGEPQPLACIGVHYPGGLAAVDDGSRRGLLVLHDVFQRITFWEHTPAGDDPARFTRRDDARSLSAVMSLSDQAWPCVCDWEGDGDPDLLIGGGYGWIRVVINEGSKERPVFAEPRPVLSEGQPIKLLRNEILGEPHHWHNMGYPYPVLVDWDTDGLPDLVVPNETNRLFWYRNDGSRAEPRFGERRQILVEGFPDSAELRRLSAERALGDADPTYPREEEQPFFWRTGAALADWNGDGLTDIATHDGFTRKLTLFARYKDETGALRLKKEGPLRLADGRLIDDAIVERGSHWTESFRPVDWDGDGLLDVVYACAGTDPAKGSIYLLRNVGTPAAPVFDAPRTLKCFGWPISVTAHGPHPWPGDLDGDGLPDLLTCVEWSVYPFYTHAALEMDQSPEYTVDRIE, from the coding sequence ATGGGTAGGGCGGCCGTTATGAGGCGGGGCAGGCTGGTGTTGGCGGCAATGGCAATCGCCGTGGGCTGGGCGGCGATGGCCGCAGGCGGCGAACACTCGGTGCGCGTCACGGTAACGTCGCCGCTGGCATTTCCCCGAACGCCCATGGCGCCTGTACTGGATTTGGGCGAGTTGCTGCGGCAAGCAGGCGACGAAAACGCGCTCGACCCCAATTCAATCGAGGTAATTGATGTTGTGAGTCAGGCGAAGGTTCCTTGCGCGATCAACGAGGATTTCGCGTATGCAGACAAGGGCCGCGTCGAGTGGGTTATCACCGACCCCACGCATATCGCGTACGTGATCCGGTTTTCCTCCACGAACGAACGACGAATGCTGGCGCCCGCCGCGTACACTCCCCTGATTGGCGTAGGCGACCTGTTGCGTTACAACGCGGGGGCGCCGAGTCCTGTCGTCGTGGCGTATTTAGGACGGCTGGTGGACCTGACTGGCGACGGCCAGCGCGATCTGGTTGGGGCCTGGAACTATGCCTACCGCCCCGGCTGGCCATGGGACGGCATCGTGTGTTACCCCGCGGTCGATGAGACCACATTCACGTTCGCTGACCTCCTGCGGGTGCGGTATGCCCAAGGCGATGAATTCAAACACTTCTCGACGGTGTACATGACCTGCGATTTCTCGGACTTCACGGGCGACGGGCTTGTGGACCTCATATATTCGCCAAGCCGCGGGGACAACATCGAATTCTACCGCAACACCGGCCGGCGCGATGCCGGGGGCATGCCCGTTTTCGTGCCCGACGGCTCGATCTCGCGTCCGGGAGGCGCCTGGAATCCTTGCCGCGCCGTGGACCTGGACCAGGATGGCGTCGTGGACATCGTGGCCGGACAAGTGGCCAGCGCCGACAAGCCGGAGTCTGCTCAGGTCTTCTTCATTCGCAACACCAATACGGACCGTTGGCCTTTCCAGCCGGCTGCTCCTGTAGCTCTTGGCATCGAGGAGCACGCCTGTTTCCTTGACATTGACCAGGACGGCCGTCTGGACGCGGTGGGTCTCGCGAACCTCGAAAACGGCGGCGTGGGCGAGAAACGCGTGGTCTGGCGCAAGGGTCTCGAGGCTTCGGCTCCGTCATTCGGCGAACCGCAGCCGCTCGCGTGCATCGGCGTTCATTACCCTGGCGGACTGGCCGCCGTGGACGACGGTTCGCGCCGAGGGCTGTTGGTGCTGCACGACGTGTTCCAGCGCATCACGTTCTGGGAACATACGCCCGCCGGTGACGACCCCGCCCGGTTCACGCGCCGGGACGATGCGCGCTCCCTCTCCGCCGTGATGTCGTTGAGCGACCAAGCATGGCCCTGCGTCTGCGATTGGGAAGGCGACGGCGACCCTGATCTTCTCATTGGCGGCGGGTATGGCTGGATCCGGGTCGTTATCAATGAAGGCTCCAAGGAACGTCCGGTCTTTGCTGAACCCCGCCCGGTTCTGTCGGAGGGGCAGCCAATCAAGCTGTTGCGCAACGAGATTCTTGGCGAGCCGCATCACTGGCACAACATGGGCTATCCGTATCCGGTTCTTGTGGACTGGGACACGGACGGCCTGCCTGACCTGGTTGTTCCCAACGAAACCAACCGGCTGTTCTGGTACCGCAATGACGGGTCGCGCGCGGAGCCCCGGTTCGGCGAACGCCGCCAAATCCTGGTGGAAGGGTTTCCTGACTCGGCGGAGCTGCGCCGCCTCTCGGCCGAACGCGCCCTTGGTGACGCCGACCCCACCTATCCGCGCGAGGAAGAGCAGCCCTTTTTCTGGCGCACCGGCGCGGCCCTGGCCGATTGGAACGGCGACGGCCTGACCGATATCGCCACGCACGACGGATTCACGCGGAAACTCACCCTGTTCGCACGGTACAAGGACGAAACGGGTGCGCTGAGGCTCAAGAAGGAAGGGCCTTTGCGCCTTGCTGACGGACGGCTCATCGATGATGCCATTGTCGAACGCGGGTCGCATTGGACCGAGAGCTTTCGCCCCGTCGATTGGGACGGGGACGGCCTGCTCGACGTTGTCTATGCGTGTGCGGGAACCGACCCCGCAAAAGGGAGCATCTATCTCTTGCGCAATGTGGGGACGCCCGCGGCGCCCGTCTTCGATGCCCCACGGACGCTCAAATGCTTTGGCTGGCCAATCAGCGTCACCGCCCATGGGCCGCATCCGTGGCCAGGAGATCTTGACGGAGACGGCTTGCCGGATCTGCTCACGTGCGTCGAATGGAGCGTGTACCCGTTCTACACCCACGCTGCGTTGGAAATGGACCAATCGCCGGAATATACCGTTGATCGTATCGAGTAG
- a CDS encoding carcinine hydrolase/isopenicillin-N N-acyltransferase family protein — MKSHSSLISLEGPPRDIGTAFGRANAEDIREDVARFFTEARETEGFTEEQLLAAGKGYAALIERYAPHWLDEADALAQAASVDANRYITYQGGKYRGINRPQCFTWYAPPDWCGGSAGLFHKNRDNKRRPQCAYVKAVKVAGKRLYRFLASGDTMDMGTMFGVNERGLAIAADTGAADPHPRWQGMMNTDTMRLMLEQCGDVDEALAFLQQLQSDGVCAGGHLATNWMFADARGESLRVYQFVERLDMKRSEGSCLVMRDADPRGELVRGELMRERGRLTPLTMNRLARQKPVLHETNCSSFSAVIPASQNDVFTCAYVAVSHAADTVYVPLYLGVTATPAVLVNGSLSRLSATASGGDGLETRARASGVDVGAFEARMEADRQELEVQARSVYHSHGRDAAAETLTQGCLGFARQAYDMLTAVEQRHG, encoded by the coding sequence ATGAAAAGTCACAGCAGCCTGATTAGTCTGGAAGGGCCGCCCCGCGACATTGGGACGGCGTTCGGCCGCGCAAACGCGGAGGATATTCGCGAGGACGTGGCCCGATTCTTCACCGAAGCCCGGGAGACGGAAGGATTCACCGAAGAACAGCTTCTGGCAGCGGGCAAGGGGTACGCCGCCCTCATCGAGCGTTATGCGCCGCATTGGCTCGACGAGGCTGACGCTCTGGCTCAAGCCGCCAGCGTTGACGCGAACCGCTACATCACGTACCAGGGCGGAAAATACCGCGGGATTAACCGGCCCCAATGTTTTACATGGTACGCCCCTCCGGACTGGTGCGGCGGCAGCGCGGGCCTGTTTCACAAGAATCGCGACAACAAGCGCAGACCCCAGTGCGCCTACGTGAAGGCCGTTAAGGTCGCCGGCAAGCGCCTATACCGGTTCCTGGCCAGCGGGGATACGATGGACATGGGCACCATGTTCGGCGTGAACGAGCGAGGCCTTGCCATCGCCGCCGATACCGGCGCAGCGGATCCTCATCCGCGTTGGCAGGGAATGATGAACACGGATACGATGCGCCTGATGCTCGAGCAATGCGGCGACGTGGACGAGGCGCTCGCGTTTCTGCAGCAACTGCAGTCGGACGGCGTGTGTGCCGGAGGACACCTTGCAACGAACTGGATGTTCGCCGACGCGCGGGGCGAATCTTTGCGAGTGTACCAGTTCGTGGAGCGCCTCGACATGAAGAGGAGCGAAGGTTCGTGCCTGGTCATGCGCGATGCGGACCCCCGCGGCGAACTGGTGCGCGGCGAACTCATGCGCGAGCGGGGGCGTCTGACGCCATTGACAATGAACCGTCTGGCGCGCCAGAAACCTGTCCTGCACGAAACCAACTGTTCTTCGTTCTCGGCGGTGATTCCGGCCAGCCAGAATGACGTTTTCACGTGCGCCTACGTCGCGGTATCGCACGCGGCCGATACCGTGTACGTTCCCCTGTATCTGGGGGTGACGGCGACGCCCGCGGTGCTCGTGAATGGCTCTTTGTCGCGCCTTTCGGCAACCGCCTCCGGCGGGGATGGTCTGGAAACGCGGGCAAGAGCATCGGGCGTTGACGTGGGGGCGTTTGAAGCCCGTATGGAGGCGGACCGTCAGGAGCTTGAGGTTCAGGCACGCAGCGTATACCACTCCCACGGCCGGGATGCCGCGGCCGAGACTCTTACGCAAGGGTGCCTGGGGTTTGCGCGGCAGGCGTACGATATGCTGACCGCCGTGGAGCAGAGGCATGGGTAG
- a CDS encoding PAS domain S-box protein, producing MSQPDDTLIPDLKWPQDVSLSSATFQELFDRPFRVLLADDEETIVVSSLELFRQEGWEGDGARSAEEALERIEGQEFDVAIVDYKMPGNENLALLQRLTDRYPHLPVIIITGFPSLESAIVSVQQKAFDYVTKPLDMGYLLRRAREAGEYCRLRKALFQSEQRYQSLIDDVLEVSQVALMIVDAEHRVAWMNRAMERFFSFQRQNTVGKPVKTFIVEEFKHVFENPEEFERVMLAAYENNAYPEHFECQVVETDERKARWLEHWSQPIVSGLYAGGRIEQYVDISTRKRAEDDLRESKERFRLVADFTYDWEIWLGPKEEILYISPSCRRITGYEPQDFISDPSLLVHIAHPEDRPALEEHYRTAPRATECQTIEFRIVTKDKRVRWLNHVCQPVHGTDGQALGRRASFRDITAKHEAEQELRKREAILEAIGFAAGQFLQEERWEDTIEIVLERFGAASGVSRITIFQNLLRQSGEYFMQARFAWSAPEMRGTIDTPPLQGLPYRESGLSRWESLLARGECVLGNVREFPPQERRLLLQQEVASILVIPLFAGRQWWGFIGFEESVCERTWTRTEVEALRAAADTLGAAIQRQQTEDALRSQEAFMRQIREATLDAVEVIDTNGVIVWRNTVAGELYGNEVGSKCYENLKRDSRCPECAHLAIQQDGVPRDYECTVVDRRGRTRTMWVRATPLLDAKGNITAVVEISRDITERKRMEEALRESQERLTLSLAGSGLGLWDYDLKTGQVYRDERWTAILGYSNEELLTHRFDTRWLLHPDDIPPLEEAWSVHLAGQTPFCEVQIRMKRQSGAWRWMLMRGQVVERDDSGAPVRAAGSIRDVTEIVNAEREQKRLSDRMRQTHKLDSLAVLAGGVAHDFNNLLMGIMGNAHLALSEAAPGSPVRRYLTEIETIARRAALLANQMLAYAGQGQFAARALDVSEMIQDMAPLLTACVPRRVHLRYDLRDDLPAVMADDRQLRQMVVALVDNAREAIGSRSGEIRIRTDSIDADSTYLANTYVDDELQPGEYLCLEIADNGEGIPEDVLPKIFDPFFTTRLAGRGLGLSAVLGIVRGHNGAIRVDSQPGVGARFTVLLPGSRVKPKTAVPPPAGAGQWRGKGMVLLVDDEESVLRVGEGLLKRLGFGVLKAHDGVEALEVFDRHADVIACVILDVSMPNMGGEEAFLELRERKPDLPIVISSGYMERDVAERFAGQKLTAFLHKPYTGDELRETLRKTLVE from the coding sequence ATGAGCCAACCTGATGACACCTTGATACCGGACCTGAAGTGGCCGCAGGACGTCTCGCTGAGCTCTGCGACGTTCCAGGAACTCTTCGACCGGCCCTTCCGGGTGCTGCTTGCCGACGACGAGGAGACAATCGTGGTTTCCTCCCTGGAACTGTTTCGGCAAGAGGGCTGGGAAGGCGACGGCGCTCGTTCCGCCGAAGAGGCCCTGGAACGCATCGAGGGACAGGAGTTCGACGTCGCCATAGTGGACTACAAGATGCCAGGGAATGAGAACTTGGCATTGCTTCAGCGGTTGACCGACCGGTATCCCCACCTGCCGGTGATAATCATCACGGGGTTCCCGTCCCTCGAGTCAGCCATTGTCAGTGTGCAGCAGAAAGCGTTCGACTACGTCACGAAACCGCTTGACATGGGCTATCTGCTCAGACGCGCCCGGGAAGCCGGGGAGTATTGCCGGTTGCGAAAAGCCCTGTTTCAAAGCGAACAGCGTTACCAATCCCTCATCGACGACGTCTTGGAGGTGTCTCAGGTCGCCCTGATGATTGTGGACGCGGAGCACCGCGTAGCCTGGATGAACCGCGCCATGGAACGGTTCTTCAGTTTCCAACGCCAGAATACCGTTGGCAAACCCGTGAAAACGTTCATTGTTGAGGAGTTCAAACATGTATTCGAGAACCCTGAAGAGTTTGAGCGGGTGATGCTCGCGGCTTACGAGAACAATGCATATCCCGAACATTTTGAATGCCAGGTCGTGGAAACGGACGAACGCAAAGCCCGGTGGCTGGAACATTGGAGCCAGCCCATCGTGTCCGGTCTATATGCAGGCGGACGGATCGAGCAATATGTGGACATTTCGACCCGCAAACGCGCCGAGGATGATTTGCGGGAGAGCAAAGAGCGGTTCCGCCTGGTTGCCGACTTTACCTATGACTGGGAGATATGGCTGGGGCCCAAGGAGGAGATCCTGTACATATCGCCTTCGTGCAGGCGTATCACAGGTTACGAGCCGCAGGATTTCATCAGCGACCCTTCGCTGCTGGTGCATATCGCTCATCCGGAAGATCGGCCCGCCCTCGAAGAACACTACCGGACAGCTCCCCGTGCGACCGAATGTCAGACCATCGAATTCCGGATCGTTACAAAAGACAAGCGGGTTCGGTGGCTGAATCACGTCTGCCAGCCGGTGCATGGAACGGACGGACAAGCCCTGGGCAGACGCGCCAGCTTTCGTGACATCACGGCGAAGCATGAAGCAGAGCAAGAACTCCGAAAGCGCGAAGCCATTCTTGAAGCCATTGGCTTTGCGGCAGGACAGTTCCTTCAGGAAGAACGGTGGGAAGATACGATCGAGATAGTTCTCGAACGATTCGGCGCCGCTTCGGGTGTAAGCCGCATCACGATCTTCCAGAACCTGCTGCGTCAAAGTGGCGAGTATTTCATGCAGGCCCGGTTTGCCTGGTCGGCCCCGGAAATGCGCGGCACCATAGACACTCCTCCGTTGCAGGGTCTTCCTTATCGCGAGTCCGGTTTATCCCGATGGGAATCGCTTCTGGCCCGCGGGGAATGCGTATTGGGAAACGTGCGCGAATTCCCGCCGCAGGAGCGGCGGCTCCTCCTGCAACAGGAAGTGGCTTCGATCCTGGTGATACCCCTTTTTGCCGGCCGGCAATGGTGGGGGTTCATCGGTTTCGAAGAAAGCGTCTGCGAACGCACGTGGACGCGTACTGAGGTCGAGGCCCTTCGCGCGGCCGCGGATACCCTGGGCGCAGCCATTCAGCGTCAGCAGACCGAGGATGCCCTCCGTTCCCAAGAAGCCTTTATGCGCCAGATTCGAGAAGCCACGCTGGATGCGGTGGAAGTAATAGACACGAATGGGGTTATTGTTTGGCGCAACACTGTGGCGGGCGAGCTCTACGGGAATGAGGTGGGCTCAAAGTGTTACGAGAACCTCAAACGGGACAGCCGGTGCCCGGAATGCGCCCACCTTGCAATTCAACAAGACGGGGTACCCCGCGACTACGAATGCACGGTGGTCGATAGGCGCGGGCGGACGCGAACCATGTGGGTTCGGGCTACGCCCCTGCTGGACGCAAAGGGCAATATTACCGCCGTGGTCGAGATCAGCCGCGACATTACCGAGCGCAAACGCATGGAAGAAGCCCTCCGCGAAAGCCAGGAACGGCTGACCCTGTCCCTCGCGGGAAGCGGCTTGGGCCTGTGGGATTACGATCTCAAAACGGGGCAGGTGTACCGCGACGAGCGCTGGACCGCCATTTTAGGGTATTCGAATGAGGAATTGCTGACGCACCGTTTTGACACCCGATGGCTTCTCCATCCAGACGATATTCCTCCCCTTGAAGAGGCATGGTCAGTCCATCTCGCCGGCCAAACTCCTTTCTGCGAAGTCCAGATTCGCATGAAGCGGCAGTCGGGCGCCTGGCGCTGGATGTTGATGCGCGGACAGGTAGTGGAACGGGACGACAGCGGGGCGCCGGTACGTGCTGCGGGCAGCATCCGCGACGTGACGGAAATAGTCAACGCCGAGCGGGAACAAAAACGATTGTCCGACCGGATGCGGCAGACCCACAAGCTTGACAGCCTGGCCGTGCTGGCGGGGGGAGTGGCCCACGATTTCAATAACCTCCTCATGGGAATAATGGGGAATGCCCATCTCGCCCTTTCCGAGGCGGCGCCAGGCTCTCCCGTACGGCGTTACCTCACCGAGATCGAAACCATTGCGCGCCGGGCGGCGTTACTGGCGAACCAGATGCTTGCCTATGCCGGCCAGGGCCAATTCGCCGCGCGGGCGCTGGATGTATCGGAAATGATCCAAGACATGGCGCCGCTCTTGACCGCATGCGTCCCGCGGCGCGTCCATCTCCGCTATGATTTGCGCGATGACCTGCCTGCCGTGATGGCGGATGACCGCCAGTTGCGGCAAATGGTTGTCGCCTTGGTCGACAACGCCCGAGAAGCCATTGGCAGCCGCTCGGGTGAGATCAGGATTCGCACCGATTCCATAGACGCCGATTCGACCTACCTTGCCAACACCTACGTTGATGATGAGCTGCAGCCCGGCGAATACCTCTGTCTCGAGATCGCCGACAATGGCGAGGGAATACCCGAGGATGTCCTTCCGAAAATATTCGACCCCTTCTTTACAACCAGGCTTGCAGGGCGCGGACTCGGCCTCAGCGCCGTGTTGGGAATCGTCCGCGGACATAACGGGGCCATTCGGGTAGACAGCCAGCCCGGCGTTGGCGCCAGATTCACCGTGTTGTTGCCCGGCAGCCGCGTAAAGCCCAAGACCGCCGTCCCTCCGCCTGCTGGGGCCGGCCAATGGCGCGGAAAGGGCATGGTCCTGCTCGTGGACGATGAAGAGTCCGTATTGCGGGTCGGCGAAGGATTGCTGAAACGCTTGGGATTTGGAGTGCTGAAAGCGCACGACGGTGTCGAGGCACTGGAGGTCTTCGATCGCCATGCCGATGTCATTGCGTGCGTCATACTCGACGTGTCCATGCCTAATATGGGCGGCGAGGAGGCTTTCCTGGAACTCCGCGAGCGCAAGCCCGACCTGCCCATTGTTATTTCGAGCGGTTACATGGAGCGAGACGTGGCGGAACGCTTTGCCGGCCAGAAACTCACCGCGTTCCTCCACAAACCTTATACGGGCGACGAACTTCGCGAGACATTGCGCAAAACTCTCGTCGAATGA